One Salvelinus sp. IW2-2015 linkage group LG35, ASM291031v2, whole genome shotgun sequence DNA segment encodes these proteins:
- the LOC111959078 gene encoding beta-1,4-galactosyltransferase 3: MATWLQSKWRYLFMFLGVQLVVMALLSREGYHKRVSYFIRIFRKPETTASGTSGASSPHVRNHTGSDVYANLSLLAKAHGRGEYMPYCPKTSPLIGGPIHVSFPSGLTLAQVARKNPLVVLGGRYRPPDCEARHRTAIIIPHRNREHHLKFLLYYLHPFLQRQQLNYGIYVIHQAGNYTFNRAKLMNVGFREAMREEDWDCLFFHDVDLIPEDDRNTYMCDANPKHAAIAMDKFGYKLPYKMYFGGVSALSPLHYLKMNGFPNNYWGWGGEDDDIGVRVSLGGMFISRPSVKVGRYKMIKHKLDKGNDVNPRRFNMLAKTRQTWKLDGMNTVDYEVLSRDHFPLYTNITVHIGTEAGLHATAPSPKIPVKAPAKPPVEAPTKPPAKLQQEQKQNQPTNH, translated from the exons ATGGCGACGTGGCTACAGTCAAAATGGCGCTACCTGTTCATGTTCCTGGGTGTCCAGCTGGTTGTCATGGCTCTGCTGTCCCGCGAGGGCTACCACAAGCGAGTGTCGTACTTCATCAGGATTTTCCGCAAGCCGGAGACCACTGCGTCGGGGACGTCCGGTGCCAGCTCGCCCCACGTGCGCAATCACACGGGCAGTGACGTCTACGCCAACTTGTCCCTCCTGGCCAAGGCCCACGGCCGGGGCGAGTACATGCCCTACTGCCCCAAGACGTCTCCCCTGATAG GTGGACCGATCCACGTCAGCTTTCCTTCTGGGTTGACACTGGCCCAAGTTGCGCGGAAGAATCCATTGGTGGTCCTCGGGGGGCGCTACAGACCGCCTGACTGTGAGGCACGGCACCGCACCGCCATAATCATTCCCCACAGAAACCGGGAGCACCACCTGAAGTTCCTCCTCTACTACCTTCACCCATTCTTACAGCGACAGCAGCTCAACTACGGCATCTACGTCATCCACCAG GCTGGTAACTACACGTTTAACCGGGCCAAGCTAATGAACGTTGGGTTCCGGGAGGCCATGCGGGAGGAGGACTGGGACTGCCTGTTCTTCCATGATGTGGACCTCATCCCTGAGGACGACCGCAACACCTACATGTGCGATGCCAACCCCAAGCATGCCGCCATCGCCATGGACAAGTTTGGATATAA GCTGCCATACAAGATGTATTTCGGAGGGGTGTCAGCGTTGTCTCCACTGCACTACCTGAAGATGAACGGCTTCCCCAACAACTACTGGGGCTGGGGAGGAGAGGACGATGACATTGGAGTCAG AGTATCCCTAGGAGGGATGTTCATCTCTCGTCCATCGGTGAAGGTGGGCCGATACAAGATGATCAAACACAAGCTGGACAAGGGAAACGATGTGAACCCCAGGAG GTTCAACATGCTGGCCAAGACGCGTCAGACGTGGAAGCTGGACGGCATGAACACTGTGGACTACGAGGTGCTGTCACGTGACCACTTCCCCCTCTACACCAACATCACTGTGCACATCGGCACCGAGGCCGGCCTGCATGCCACGGCGCCGTCCCCCAAGATCCCTGTCAAAGCCCCAGCAAAGCCGCCAGTCGAAGCCCCCACCAAACCTCCAGCCAAGCTCCAACAGGAACAAAAACAGAACCAACCCACGAACCACTGA